From Paenibacillus graminis, a single genomic window includes:
- a CDS encoding phenolic acid decarboxylase, which translates to MQPKEALKDFVGSHMIYTYEIGWEYEIYIKNDHTIDYRIHSGMVAGRWVRDQEVDIVKLTEGVYKVSWTEPTGTDVSLNFMPHEKRMHGVIFFPKWVHEHPEITVCYQNDHLELMKESREKYETYPKYVVPEFADITFLENAGINNQELISKAPYKGMTDDIRAGKLK; encoded by the coding sequence TTGCAGCCGAAGGAAGCTTTAAAAGACTTTGTAGGAAGCCATATGATTTATACTTATGAAATTGGTTGGGAATACGAAATCTACATCAAGAATGACCATACCATTGATTACCGTATCCATAGCGGCATGGTTGCGGGCCGCTGGGTGCGCGACCAGGAAGTTGATATTGTAAAACTAACAGAAGGCGTTTATAAAGTATCATGGACCGAGCCAACAGGAACGGACGTTTCCCTGAACTTTATGCCACATGAAAAACGAATGCACGGTGTTATTTTTTTCCCAAAGTGGGTTCATGAACATCCGGAAATTACGGTTTGTTATCAAAATGATCATCTTGAATTAATGAAAGAATCGCGCGAAAAATATGAAACTTATCCAAAGTATGTTGTTCCTGAATTTGCTGATATCACCTTTCTAGAAAACGCCGGTATTAACAATCAAGAGCTGATTTCCAAAGCGCCTTATAAAGGGATGACAGACGACATCCGTGCAGGAAAATTGAAATAA
- a CDS encoding VOC family protein has protein sequence MGRLVHFEIHVDDMERAKKFYGEVFGWTFEDWSEYAGTPYFGATTGDASELGINGALMQRRGASPESGQAMNGYACTMGVEDYDSTEAIILKLGGKLALPKYALPGMAWQGYYLDTEGNIFGIHQPDKHAK, from the coding sequence ATGGGCCGATTAGTTCATTTCGAAATTCATGTAGATGACATGGAACGTGCTAAGAAGTTTTATGGTGAGGTATTCGGATGGACCTTTGAGGATTGGAGTGAATATGCTGGAACGCCCTATTTCGGAGCTACCACGGGAGATGCGAGCGAACTCGGCATCAATGGGGCTTTGATGCAACGTCGGGGTGCGTCTCCAGAATCCGGACAAGCAATGAATGGTTATGCTTGTACTATGGGAGTTGAGGATTACGACTCTACTGAAGCAATAATTTTGAAACTTGGGGGCAAGCTCGCATTGCCGAAGTATGCATTACCTGGGATGGCGTGGCAAGGGTATTACCTGGACACAGAAGGTAATATATTTGGTATTCATCAGCCGGATAAGCATGCCAAATAA
- a CDS encoding nitrous oxide-stimulated promoter family protein: MGTEADQRLNDGPKIRKEKDIVAKMIRIYCKKKHREKELCAECQSLNEYAMKRLSHCKFGEEKTACAKCPIHCYQPVYRQKIKGVMRFSGPWMLLYHPLESIRHIPIPHKLRKSISR, from the coding sequence ATGGGAACAGAAGCGGATCAGCGGTTGAACGATGGCCCTAAAATTCGAAAGGAAAAAGATATTGTTGCAAAAATGATTCGCATATATTGCAAGAAAAAACATCGTGAAAAAGAGCTCTGTGCGGAATGCCAGAGCTTAAATGAGTATGCTATGAAAAGACTGTCCCACTGCAAATTCGGTGAAGAGAAAACGGCTTGTGCGAAGTGTCCGATCCATTGTTATCAACCGGTTTACCGTCAAAAAATCAAGGGTGTTATGCGTTTTTCAGGCCCGTGGATGCTGCTATATCATCCATTGGAGTCCATAAGGCATATCCCTATACCCCATAAGTTAAGAAAATCAATTTCACGCTAG
- a CDS encoding sensor domain-containing protein produces MKSGFIQNGCFLVLTFITGLFYFCFYMLALSFSLSLSFIGIGIPLFTRVLRTTTTFIQFERTQTKIYTDITTAPYDKKTTTDASIWVHAKLELTDRRNWLAVFWLMQKLGIGLVSLVSVVVLYLTPLAFLLAPILYRYIDMNVIFMQVDTFAKSLLIMVLGAVLAAISVKLGDRLAKTFGGYTRTMIQQLDR; encoded by the coding sequence ATGAAATCAGGTTTCATCCAAAATGGTTGTTTTTTAGTATTAACTTTCATTACAGGCTTATTTTACTTTTGCTTTTATATGTTAGCTCTGTCGTTCAGTTTAAGTCTTTCATTTATAGGAATCGGCATTCCACTATTTACACGGGTATTGCGAACTACGACAACCTTCATCCAATTCGAACGCACGCAGACGAAAATTTATACAGATATTACGACAGCACCTTACGACAAAAAAACAACAACGGATGCATCGATTTGGGTTCATGCCAAATTAGAACTTACGGATCGTCGCAATTGGCTCGCCGTCTTTTGGCTAATGCAGAAGTTGGGGATCGGACTCGTCAGTCTCGTCAGCGTAGTCGTTCTCTATTTAACACCGCTTGCATTCCTGTTGGCACCAATTTTGTATCGGTACATCGATATGAATGTCATTTTCATGCAAGTAGATACTTTTGCGAAATCACTCCTTATCATGGTTCTGGGAGCGGTGCTTGCCGCAATAAGCGTCAAGTTGGGTGACCGGTTGGCGAAAACATTCGGAGGTTATACGCGAACCATGATTCAACAGCTGGACCGATAG
- a CDS encoding LysR family transcriptional regulator, translating into MKLPYVMIYKKDLLIKGMFQMNIQQLKCFVSLAETLNFSKTAEKLNLTQPAVSHNIKSLENELGIILFVRNKRTVNLTLAGNSFYEDMEGLLFRLDQSIKKAKRLSGEYESTLVIGYTETVFEKKVLPDIIKRFKEKYPQIQIQLKKSNLTREKEDLLNQKFDIIFTSEDNLGKDIDFCFYPILQGSYVCVLPKNHSFANESELDIEQLNHQSIILFDEHQSPPTLKRMNRKIIENCPDSIYTYGDTINTVHTMIKSDLGVSVLPDFVIGEDSEIAIVPLSYTEEVVYGLACLRSEERLEVKRWISIIKELLTL; encoded by the coding sequence GTGAAATTACCCTATGTTATGATTTATAAAAAAGATTTATTAATAAAAGGGATGTTTCAAATGAATATTCAGCAATTAAAGTGCTTTGTTTCACTTGCCGAGACACTGAATTTTTCAAAAACGGCTGAGAAATTAAATTTGACACAACCTGCTGTAAGCCACAACATAAAAAGTTTAGAAAATGAGCTGGGAATCATTTTATTTGTTCGCAACAAAAGGACTGTTAATTTGACTTTAGCCGGCAATAGCTTTTACGAAGATATGGAAGGACTTCTATTTAGATTAGACCAATCCATTAAGAAAGCAAAACGGCTCTCCGGAGAATATGAAAGCACTTTGGTTATCGGATACACGGAGACTGTTTTTGAAAAAAAAGTTTTGCCGGACATTATTAAGCGATTTAAGGAAAAATACCCGCAGATTCAAATTCAGTTGAAAAAGTCTAATTTGACCAGAGAGAAAGAAGATTTATTAAACCAAAAGTTTGATATCATATTTACTTCGGAAGATAATTTGGGAAAGGACATTGATTTTTGTTTTTATCCGATACTTCAAGGGTCCTATGTTTGTGTACTGCCCAAAAATCATTCTTTCGCGAATGAAAGTGAGCTGGACATCGAACAATTAAATCATCAATCGATCATTTTATTTGACGAACACCAATCCCCCCCAACCCTAAAAAGGATGAACAGGAAAATTATTGAGAATTGTCCCGATTCCATTTATACCTATGGAGACACCATAAATACAGTACATACCATGATAAAAAGTGATCTTGGCGTTTCGGTTCTGCCGGACTTTGTGATTGGAGAGGATAGCGAGATCGCCATTGTTCCTTTAAGCTATACTGAAGAAGTGGTTTACGGCCTTGCTTGCCTTAGAAGCGAAGAGCGCTTAGAAGTAAAACGCTGGATTTCAATTATAAAAGAGTTACTCACTCTTTGA
- a CDS encoding helix-turn-helix transcriptional regulator has protein sequence MLEMIKKWFWYDWIMLGLRLITSVSLILTTIRFQEGLALPLWTVIFWEIAAFSIPWVCLLLNYKYYLFTEILLFGGLCVHLTSLFPEAFPSFLVSVFLIAANSARLSYHWTAPATVLVIPGIFYVVSPNYSYWLMVIYYGLAYVMGFAFHLLTVNHRQNETIRKQNAVLEQYMSQIERITLAEERNRLSKELHDTVGHAYTSIIMGMEAFRSELTTEKGRQRLDSLLELGRKSIEEVRGYLHQMESSEQSLSLVQALQKLGDEFQEHARVEVSFRAFGEESRLSQQAKMAFIRCLQESLTNAVRHGQATDITVSLQFGHQDTRLEVHDNGRGMEEWQEGFGMNAMKERAMNLQGQVFVYTKPGEGTLVTCTLPRQAEMENDLIQLLIVDDQPFIRESLQMLLGKYQDLNVVGSAEDGKQAVDLCGRLQPHVVLMDLDMPRMNGAETTKMIKQQWPHIRILIFTTFQDAEQALDLLRSGADGFLLKSAEPLELADTIRLIHRGGTLIDQGMSQKIFEKLDKSVESTQLKAVNDYDLTYREIEILQLVAKGLGYKTIASKVYLSVGTVRNYASSAYIKLGVRNKEEAVQKALEIGIIVS, from the coding sequence TTGTTGGAAATGATCAAAAAATGGTTTTGGTACGATTGGATTATGCTGGGGCTCCGCCTTATTACTAGCGTTTCGCTCATTCTCACGACGATCAGATTTCAGGAAGGTCTAGCGCTGCCTTTATGGACCGTTATTTTTTGGGAGATTGCCGCTTTCTCCATTCCCTGGGTTTGCTTGCTGCTCAACTACAAATATTATTTATTCACAGAGATACTGCTCTTTGGCGGGCTATGCGTACATTTAACCTCGTTGTTTCCAGAAGCTTTTCCTTCATTTCTTGTATCAGTCTTTCTGATCGCGGCGAATAGCGCCCGTCTGTCCTATCATTGGACGGCACCTGCAACGGTCTTGGTAATTCCCGGAATTTTTTATGTTGTTTCGCCAAATTACAGCTATTGGCTCATGGTAATCTACTACGGACTTGCTTATGTGATGGGATTCGCTTTTCATTTATTGACCGTCAATCATCGGCAAAATGAAACGATCCGCAAGCAAAACGCGGTGCTTGAGCAATATATGTCCCAAATCGAGCGTATTACGCTGGCAGAAGAGCGAAACAGGCTGTCGAAAGAGCTTCACGATACTGTCGGTCATGCATATACTTCCATCATCATGGGAATGGAAGCGTTCCGCTCCGAGCTTACTACTGAAAAGGGTAGACAGAGGCTGGATTCCTTGCTTGAGTTGGGCCGCAAAAGTATAGAGGAAGTGAGGGGCTACTTGCATCAAATGGAGTCTTCAGAGCAGTCGCTTTCCTTGGTCCAGGCTCTGCAAAAGCTTGGAGATGAATTTCAGGAGCATGCCCGGGTCGAGGTAAGCTTTCGTGCGTTCGGAGAGGAGTCCCGACTGTCCCAACAAGCGAAAATGGCGTTCATTCGCTGCTTGCAGGAGTCGCTCACGAATGCGGTTCGTCACGGCCAGGCGACGGATATCACTGTTTCTTTGCAATTTGGGCACCAAGATACAAGATTGGAGGTGCATGACAACGGAAGAGGGATGGAAGAATGGCAGGAGGGCTTCGGCATGAACGCGATGAAGGAGCGGGCCATGAATTTGCAAGGTCAAGTGTTCGTCTATACGAAACCAGGGGAAGGTACACTTGTCACCTGTACGTTGCCGCGACAAGCGGAAATGGAGAACGACCTTATTCAGCTGTTGATCGTCGACGACCAGCCTTTTATTCGGGAAAGTCTGCAGATGCTGCTCGGCAAATACCAAGACTTGAACGTAGTCGGCTCGGCAGAGGATGGCAAACAAGCCGTCGACCTGTGCGGACGCCTCCAGCCCCACGTAGTGCTAATGGATTTGGATATGCCACGCATGAATGGAGCCGAGACAACCAAAATGATCAAGCAGCAATGGCCGCATATCCGCATATTGATTTTCACGACGTTCCAGGATGCGGAGCAAGCATTGGACTTACTGCGCAGCGGTGCGGACGGCTTCCTGCTAAAATCAGCCGAACCGTTAGAGCTGGCCGATACCATCCGGCTTATACACAGAGGAGGCACATTAATCGATCAGGGAATGTCCCAAAAAATATTCGAGAAGCTCGATAAGAGCGTCGAATCAACGCAACTGAAAGCCGTCAACGACTATGACCTGACTTACAGGGAAATAGAAATATTGCAGCTTGTTGCCAAAGGGCTCGGGTACAAGACGATAGCGTCCAAGGTGTATTTGTCGGTCGGCACGGTCAGAAACTACGCCTCCTCAGCCTATATTAAGCTAGGAGTACGCAACAAGGAAGAAGCCGTCCAGAAAGCGTTGGAAATCGGGATCATCGTTAGCTAG
- a CDS encoding NmrA family NAD(P)-binding protein gives MRYIVTGVDGQLASRVAETVLAEVDGRNLTFTCMKKDRIPQDTVQRWENAGVNIFEINYDDIPSMERAFQDGDRIYIVSGLEVGRRVQQHKNAIDTAIKAGISHITYSSFIGATDPNYAHVFVTPDHTATENYLKSTGIAYNAMRNNLYLENYLTMYVMLALMSDNKWLSTAGEGRATLVHKDDCARAAAAALLGKGKDNQAYNIVGSESVSVRDLCNLIKEVSGRDLEYTPVNAEQYYKHLEKLHIPREITGDFSRSPVPFCGDDLVTTDASIKEGLLNVQSGAIEALTGQKPKTARDIVGKYKYIWENNIQNWRDMK, from the coding sequence ATGCGTTATATTGTAACAGGCGTAGATGGCCAACTTGCAAGCCGTGTGGCGGAAACGGTTCTCGCAGAAGTAGATGGCCGCAATTTAACCTTCACATGCATGAAGAAAGACAGAATTCCCCAGGATACGGTTCAACGTTGGGAAAATGCGGGAGTCAACATCTTTGAAATTAATTATGATGACATTCCATCCATGGAACGGGCTTTCCAAGATGGTGATCGTATCTATATTGTCTCTGGCCTTGAAGTAGGCAGAAGAGTCCAACAACACAAAAATGCGATTGATACGGCAATCAAAGCAGGAATTTCTCACATCACATATAGTTCATTTATCGGTGCGACAGATCCTAACTACGCTCATGTTTTTGTAACTCCAGACCATACAGCAACTGAAAACTACTTAAAGTCAACAGGTATTGCCTACAATGCAATGAGAAATAACTTATATTTAGAAAACTATCTGACTATGTATGTGATGTTGGCACTAATGTCCGACAATAAATGGTTAAGCACTGCCGGCGAAGGCCGGGCTACTTTAGTTCACAAGGATGATTGCGCAAGGGCCGCAGCCGCAGCCCTACTTGGAAAAGGCAAAGACAACCAGGCTTATAATATTGTAGGATCCGAGTCTGTTTCCGTAAGGGATCTGTGCAATCTCATTAAAGAGGTTTCCGGTAGAGACCTGGAGTATACTCCTGTGAATGCCGAGCAATATTACAAACACCTGGAAAAACTGCACATTCCCAGAGAAATTACCGGTGATTTCTCCCGCTCGCCTGTTCCATTCTGCGGCGATGATCTCGTGACAACCGATGCCAGCATTAAAGAAGGGCTTTTAAACGTTCAATCCGGTGCCATTGAAGCTTTGACTGGACAAAAGCCAAAAACAGCAAGAGATATTGTCGGAAAATATAAATATATTTGGGAGAACAATATTCAAAACTGGCGGGATATGAAATAA